One window from the genome of Pseudonocardia hierapolitana encodes:
- a CDS encoding xanthine dehydrogenase family protein molybdopterin-binding subunit: MNEPHFRRDGAWVGASVPRREDPRLLAGRGRFVDDIALPGMLHAQFVRSTVAHGRIVAVDLDDVRAVPGVVAAFSAADLGLGDVTALLDRPPHEFVPTSMPVLARDKVRFVGEPVAIVIARDPYAAEDGVEAAVVEYEDLEPVVSDTAALADDAPLVHAEAPRNTLVDVSLFATEGIDDVFAEAPCVVRVRTRTGRQNALPLETRGVVASWDDRDEQLHVQTATQIPHQVRTVLAGCAGLDEKQVRVTVPDMGGGFGQKCVVGREEIAAAAAALRLRRPVKWIEDRRDALTAAFLAREQRYDVRAAFDADGHILGLDADVVCDMGAYSCYPFTAGIEPLMASAEMPSVYKVPAYRVRGRAITTNKAPTGPYRGVSRPQYVMVVERLMERAARELGIDPVEIRRRNVITVFPYTGVNRITYDPGSYRESLDLCEQVLRDEGWYDVRDSGRVIGIGYACFSERTGYGSGAFAQRKMQVVPGFDISEIRMDVSGTVSVTTGTMSHGQSHETTMAQIVADRLGLDIAQVKIVQGDTDRITYGFGSFASRSITIGGSAVAAASEKLGDQLREIAAHLMEVDVDSTELDGAGGVRLRDDPARRLSFAELADVAYLRAHLLPKGVGPGLTATASFDVAGDGTFSNATHGVVVELDPGTGGVEILRYVCVEDCGVAIHPQIVEGQCRGGIAQGIAGALFEQVTYDAAGQPLAPSLMEYKVPTAAEIPDIAIHHLETPCAFTANGAKGAGEGGTIGAPAAVLNAVNDALRGTGVELDDTPIAREAVYRALNSALEGTHV; encoded by the coding sequence GTGAACGAGCCACATTTCCGCAGGGACGGCGCCTGGGTGGGCGCCTCGGTGCCGCGCCGGGAGGATCCGCGGCTGCTCGCGGGCCGCGGCCGCTTCGTCGACGACATCGCACTGCCCGGCATGTTGCACGCCCAGTTCGTGCGCAGCACCGTGGCGCACGGCCGGATCGTCGCCGTCGATCTCGACGATGTCCGCGCGGTGCCCGGTGTCGTGGCGGCGTTCTCGGCGGCCGACCTCGGCCTCGGCGACGTCACCGCCCTGCTCGACCGCCCGCCGCACGAGTTCGTGCCCACGTCGATGCCGGTGCTGGCCCGCGACAAGGTCCGCTTCGTCGGTGAACCCGTCGCCATCGTGATCGCCCGCGACCCGTACGCCGCCGAGGACGGGGTCGAGGCCGCCGTCGTCGAGTACGAGGACCTGGAGCCGGTCGTCAGCGACACCGCAGCCCTCGCCGACGACGCCCCGCTCGTGCACGCCGAGGCCCCGCGCAACACGCTCGTCGACGTCTCGCTCTTCGCCACCGAGGGCATCGACGACGTGTTCGCCGAGGCGCCCTGCGTCGTGCGGGTGCGGACGAGGACCGGCAGGCAGAACGCGCTCCCGCTGGAGACCCGCGGGGTCGTCGCGTCCTGGGACGACCGCGACGAGCAGCTCCACGTGCAGACCGCCACGCAGATCCCGCACCAGGTGCGCACCGTGCTCGCGGGCTGTGCCGGCCTGGACGAGAAGCAGGTGCGCGTCACCGTCCCGGACATGGGCGGCGGGTTCGGGCAGAAGTGCGTGGTGGGCCGTGAGGAGATCGCCGCCGCGGCCGCCGCGCTGCGGCTGCGCCGGCCCGTGAAGTGGATCGAGGACCGCCGCGACGCCCTCACCGCCGCGTTCCTCGCCCGCGAGCAACGCTACGACGTGCGCGCCGCGTTCGACGCCGACGGCCACATCCTCGGCCTGGACGCCGACGTCGTCTGCGACATGGGCGCCTACTCCTGCTACCCGTTCACGGCCGGGATCGAGCCGCTGATGGCGTCGGCGGAGATGCCGTCGGTCTACAAGGTGCCCGCGTACCGGGTGCGCGGCCGGGCGATCACCACCAACAAGGCGCCCACCGGCCCGTACCGCGGGGTGAGCCGGCCGCAGTACGTGATGGTCGTGGAGCGGCTGATGGAGCGGGCCGCCCGGGAGCTGGGGATCGACCCGGTCGAGATCCGCCGCCGCAACGTGATCACCGTGTTCCCCTACACCGGCGTCAACCGCATCACCTACGACCCGGGCTCCTACCGGGAGTCCCTCGACCTGTGCGAGCAGGTGCTGCGCGACGAGGGCTGGTACGACGTACGGGACTCGGGTCGCGTGATCGGCATCGGCTACGCCTGCTTCTCCGAGCGCACCGGCTACGGCTCCGGCGCCTTCGCGCAGCGCAAGATGCAGGTGGTGCCCGGCTTCGACATCTCGGAGATCCGGATGGACGTCTCCGGCACCGTCTCCGTCACCACCGGCACGATGAGCCACGGCCAGAGCCACGAGACGACGATGGCCCAGATCGTGGCCGACCGGCTCGGGCTGGACATCGCCCAGGTCAAGATCGTGCAGGGCGACACCGACCGCATCACCTACGGCTTCGGCTCGTTCGCCAGCCGCTCGATCACGATCGGCGGGAGCGCGGTCGCGGCCGCGTCGGAGAAGCTCGGCGACCAGCTGCGGGAGATCGCGGCGCACCTCATGGAGGTCGACGTCGACTCCACCGAGCTGGACGGGGCCGGCGGGGTGCGGCTGCGGGACGACCCGGCGCGGCGCCTCTCGTTCGCGGAGCTGGCCGACGTCGCCTACCTGCGCGCACACCTGCTGCCCAAGGGTGTCGGGCCGGGGCTGACCGCCACCGCGAGCTTCGACGTGGCGGGCGACGGGACGTTCTCCAACGCCACCCACGGTGTGGTCGTCGAGCTCGATCCGGGCACCGGCGGCGTCGAGATCCTGCGGTACGTGTGCGTGGAGGACTGCGGGGTCGCGATCCACCCGCAGATCGTCGAGGGCCAGTGCCGTGGCGGGATCGCGCAGGGCATCGCGGGGGCGCTGTTCGAGCAGGTCACCTACGACGCCGCCGGGCAGCCCCTCGCGCCGAGCCTGATGGAGTACAAGGTGCCGACCGCGGCGGAGATCCCCGACATCGCGATCCACCACCTCGAGACGCCGTGCGCGTTCACCGCGAACGGCGCCAAGGGCGCGGGGGAGGGCGGCACGATCGGCGCGCCCGCCGCCGTGCTCAACGCCGTGAACGACGCGCTGCGCGGCACCGGCGTGGAGCTGGACGACACCCCGATCGCCCGCGAGGCGGTCTACCGGGCACTGAATTCGGCGCTGGAGGGAACCCATGTCTGA
- a CDS encoding MFS transporter: MRTGDQVVQDLPWKWGVQGKIFIIGGLGYMFDAWDVALNGFLTPLLGTEFGLSTGQRGLVATANLVGMAVGAVAWGTVADRVGRKRAFSITLLIFALFSVLGALSPSWEVFLILRFLAGIGLGGCIPVDYALVSEFSPKKQRGRVLAAMDGWWPVGTTLAGLSATFLVPVQGNWRWMLALMVLPALLLFWVRRGIPESPLYLARTGREAEARAVIDDLVMRTGAPHEPYEIPAVAAAVQRRRGVAAALEQLRLVWAFNPRITSVAWALFISVMLVYYAALSWMPSILRAQGMDQVAAFAGTTIMNAVGILGVITSVLLVEVVGRKWVIAVSGPAAAAALVVFALVLDVPAAAITMIAVFGFLSLTVIPVMYAYVSELYPTPLRASGFGWASSSSRAVTGFAPLLFGSVLWPVLGLPLTFTVLGVLVVAAVLWMAVAAPETRGRELDHITGDEEPLLEKLGS, from the coding sequence ATGCGTACCGGCGACCAGGTCGTGCAGGACCTCCCCTGGAAGTGGGGGGTGCAAGGCAAGATCTTCATCATCGGCGGGCTGGGCTACATGTTCGACGCCTGGGACGTCGCCCTCAACGGCTTCCTCACCCCGTTGCTCGGCACCGAGTTCGGCCTGTCCACCGGGCAGCGCGGGCTCGTCGCCACGGCCAACCTCGTCGGCATGGCCGTCGGCGCCGTCGCGTGGGGCACGGTCGCCGACCGGGTGGGCCGCAAGCGGGCCTTCAGCATCACGCTGCTGATCTTCGCGCTGTTCTCCGTGCTCGGTGCGCTCTCGCCGAGCTGGGAGGTCTTCCTGATCCTGCGGTTCCTCGCCGGCATCGGCCTCGGCGGCTGCATCCCCGTCGACTACGCGCTGGTCAGCGAGTTCTCCCCGAAGAAGCAGCGCGGCCGCGTGCTCGCGGCGATGGACGGCTGGTGGCCGGTCGGCACCACGCTCGCCGGGCTGTCGGCGACGTTCCTCGTGCCGGTGCAGGGCAACTGGCGCTGGATGCTCGCGCTGATGGTGTTGCCGGCGCTGCTGCTGTTCTGGGTGCGCCGCGGCATCCCCGAGTCGCCGCTCTACCTCGCCCGCACCGGCCGTGAGGCCGAGGCGCGCGCCGTGATCGACGACCTCGTCATGCGGACGGGCGCCCCCCACGAGCCGTACGAGATCCCCGCGGTCGCGGCGGCCGTGCAGCGGCGTCGCGGGGTCGCCGCTGCGCTCGAGCAGCTGCGCCTGGTCTGGGCGTTCAACCCGCGGATCACCTCCGTCGCGTGGGCGCTGTTCATCTCCGTGATGCTCGTCTACTACGCGGCGCTGTCCTGGATGCCGTCGATCCTGCGTGCACAGGGCATGGACCAGGTGGCCGCCTTCGCCGGCACCACGATCATGAACGCGGTCGGCATCCTCGGCGTGATCACGTCGGTGCTGCTCGTCGAGGTCGTCGGCCGCAAGTGGGTCATCGCGGTGTCCGGCCCTGCCGCCGCCGCAGCGCTGGTGGTGTTCGCGCTGGTCCTCGACGTTCCTGCGGCGGCCATCACGATGATCGCCGTGTTCGGGTTCCTGTCGCTCACGGTGATCCCGGTGATGTACGCGTACGTGTCCGAGCTCTACCCGACGCCGCTGCGCGCGAGCGGGTTCGGCTGGGCGTCGTCGTCGAGCCGGGCGGTCACGGGGTTCGCGCCGCTGCTGTTCGGCAGCGTGCTGTGGCCGGTGCTCGGACTGCCGCTGACGTTCACGGTGCTCGGTGTGCTGGTGGTCGCCGCCGTGCTGTGGATGGCCGTGGCCGCCCCCGAGACGCGGGGCCGGGAACTCGACCACATCACCGGCGACGAGGAGCCGCTCCTGGAGAAACTGGGCTCGTGA
- a CDS encoding alpha/beta fold hydrolase, with product MRAVLQSALADLADVPARSRWVRSGDLRLHVLDYGGDGVPLVVLPGITSPAITMDFVARELTDLVRPIVEDVRGRGLSDSGKSYTLEDYADDTVAVLDGLDRPLLLGHSMGARIAAVVAARGVPLRGTVLVDPPMSGPGRGPYPTSLDAFLDQLEEAQRGTDADEVARSWPRWPRREQELRARWLSSCDTDAIVATHGGFESDDFFTTWPNVPAPTVLLYGGSSPVVTAAGAAEAAATNPAARLVEVPGAGHMVFWDEPETARRLLRHSLGELRS from the coding sequence ATGAGGGCCGTGCTGCAGTCCGCGCTGGCCGATCTCGCCGACGTACCGGCGCGGTCCCGCTGGGTCCGCTCCGGGGACCTGCGGCTGCACGTCCTCGACTACGGCGGCGACGGCGTCCCGCTCGTCGTGCTGCCCGGGATCACCAGCCCGGCGATCACCATGGACTTCGTGGCGCGGGAGCTCACCGACCTCGTCCGGCCGATCGTGGAGGACGTCCGGGGCCGGGGGCTCTCCGACTCCGGCAAGTCCTACACCCTGGAGGACTACGCCGACGACACGGTCGCCGTGCTCGACGGGCTCGACCGGCCGCTGCTGCTCGGGCACTCGATGGGCGCGCGGATCGCGGCCGTCGTCGCTGCGCGTGGCGTGCCGCTGCGGGGCACGGTGCTTGTCGACCCGCCGATGAGCGGGCCGGGCCGCGGGCCGTACCCGACCAGCCTCGACGCCTTCCTCGACCAGTTGGAGGAGGCGCAGCGGGGAACCGATGCCGACGAGGTGGCGCGGTCGTGGCCGCGCTGGCCCCGGCGGGAGCAGGAACTGCGGGCACGGTGGCTGTCCAGCTGCGACACCGACGCGATCGTCGCCACGCACGGCGGGTTCGAGAGCGACGACTTCTTCACGACCTGGCCGAACGTGCCCGCCCCGACCGTGCTCCTGTACGGCGGGTCGAGCCCGGTCGTCACGGCCGCCGGTGCGGCGGAGGCGGCTGCCACGAACCCGGCGGCTCGGCTGGTGGAGGTGCCCGGGGCCGGGCACATGGTGTTCTGGGACGAGCCGGAGACGGCGCGCCGGCTGCTGCGCCACAGCCTGGGTGAGCTCCGGAGCTGA
- a CDS encoding FAD binding domain-containing protein, whose amino-acid sequence MKPAPFTYHRARTVPGAVGLLAELGDDAKVIAGGQSLVAMMNFRLARPEHLIDIARIPGLDTISLDGDALRVGALVTHHAVETADLGPGFRVLSDAMRWVGHLPIRTRGTVGGSLAHADATAEWCLLAVLLDAGIIVEGPAGRREIPAAEFFQGVFTTALEPDELIVEVVFPRAAPRAALTEFAERQGDFAIVAAAVDLDGPRIVLGGVAPVPLRVPDAEAALAGGAEPAEVGEAAAAAIDVRDEPGVSAHYRRGLTRTLVARACEEAAAR is encoded by the coding sequence GTGAAGCCGGCTCCGTTCACCTACCACCGCGCCCGGACCGTCCCGGGCGCGGTGGGCCTGCTCGCCGAGCTCGGGGACGACGCGAAGGTCATCGCGGGCGGGCAGAGCCTCGTCGCGATGATGAACTTCCGCCTGGCCCGGCCCGAGCACCTGATCGACATCGCCCGCATCCCGGGGCTCGACACGATCTCCCTGGACGGGGACGCGCTCCGCGTCGGCGCGCTGGTCACCCACCACGCCGTCGAGACCGCCGACCTCGGCCCCGGGTTCCGGGTGCTGTCCGACGCGATGCGGTGGGTCGGGCACCTGCCGATCCGCACGCGCGGCACGGTCGGCGGCAGCCTGGCGCACGCCGACGCCACCGCCGAGTGGTGCCTGCTCGCCGTGCTGCTCGACGCGGGGATCATCGTGGAGGGCCCGGCCGGGCGGCGGGAGATCCCGGCCGCGGAGTTCTTCCAAGGGGTGTTCACCACGGCGCTGGAGCCGGACGAGCTGATCGTCGAGGTGGTGTTCCCGCGCGCCGCGCCCCGCGCTGCGCTCACGGAGTTCGCCGAGCGACAGGGTGACTTCGCGATCGTGGCCGCGGCCGTGGACCTGGACGGTCCGCGCATCGTGCTCGGCGGCGTCGCACCCGTCCCGCTGCGGGTGCCCGACGCGGAGGCGGCGCTGGCCGGGGGAGCAGAGCCGGCCGAGGTCGGCGAGGCCGCGGCCGCGGCGATCGATGTCCGCGACGAGCCCGGCGTGAGTGCGCACTACCGGCGCGGGCTCACCCGGACGCTCGTCGCACGAGCCTGCGAGGAGGCCGCTGCCCGGTGA
- a CDS encoding FAD-dependent monooxygenase has translation MPASQSFAVTIAGGGLGGLTTALALRRRGLRATVLEQAPQLGEVGAGIQTAPNASRILLGLGLRRQLEAIHTEPQDQVRRRWKDGSIIATLPLGDRVKREWGAPYWHYHRADLHKVLLDACLDPDGAGPAVEVHTGAQVVDIDLADPTRPVALTTDGRRFPGDVLVGADGIRSAVRDAMGLPDTLAFSGEMAYRALIPGDKIAADPATRFLLDRFHSTIWYGPDLHLVHYFIRGGEYLNVVAIVPNTLDVEKTWTGPATADEMVDAFAGWDDRVAAMLSKAEGDASKWAMFRRHRDPVWVDGHVALLGDACHAMLPYQAQGASQAMEDAAVLAEELGAVTRDGIAEALVRYVSRRATHAGMVQDASLSNMRFYHLPDGPEQEERDRTLRDFQGESDVSYDWLWRGTPLNNPDLESFSYPFVR, from the coding sequence GTGCCGGCCAGCCAGTCCTTCGCCGTCACCATCGCCGGTGGCGGGCTCGGCGGTCTCACCACCGCGCTCGCGCTGCGCAGGCGCGGCCTGCGGGCCACCGTGCTGGAGCAGGCGCCCCAGCTGGGCGAGGTGGGGGCCGGCATCCAGACCGCCCCGAACGCGAGCCGGATCCTGCTCGGGCTGGGGCTGCGCCGTCAGCTCGAGGCGATCCACACCGAACCCCAGGACCAGGTGCGCCGCCGCTGGAAGGACGGCAGCATCATCGCCACGCTGCCGCTCGGCGACCGGGTCAAGCGCGAGTGGGGCGCCCCGTACTGGCACTACCACCGCGCCGACCTGCACAAGGTCCTGCTCGACGCCTGCCTCGACCCTGACGGGGCCGGGCCGGCCGTCGAGGTGCACACCGGCGCCCAGGTCGTCGACATCGACCTCGCCGACCCGACCCGGCCCGTCGCCCTCACCACCGACGGCCGCCGCTTCCCCGGCGACGTGCTCGTCGGCGCCGACGGCATCCGCTCGGCCGTCCGCGACGCAATGGGTCTGCCCGACACGCTCGCGTTCTCCGGGGAGATGGCCTACCGCGCCCTCATCCCCGGCGACAAGATCGCGGCCGACCCCGCGACCCGCTTCCTGCTCGACCGGTTCCACTCCACGATCTGGTACGGCCCGGACCTGCACCTCGTGCACTACTTCATCCGCGGCGGCGAGTACCTCAACGTCGTCGCGATCGTCCCGAACACCCTCGACGTCGAGAAGACGTGGACGGGACCGGCCACGGCCGACGAGATGGTCGACGCGTTCGCCGGCTGGGACGACCGGGTGGCGGCCATGCTGTCCAAGGCGGAGGGAGACGCCTCCAAGTGGGCGATGTTCCGCCGCCACCGCGACCCGGTGTGGGTGGACGGCCACGTCGCGCTCCTCGGCGACGCGTGCCACGCGATGCTGCCCTACCAGGCGCAGGGCGCGTCGCAGGCGATGGAGGATGCGGCCGTGCTGGCCGAGGAGCTGGGCGCGGTCACCCGCGACGGGATCGCCGAGGCGCTCGTCCGGTACGTGTCCCGCCGGGCCACGCACGCCGGCATGGTCCAGGATGCTTCCCTTTCGAACATGCGCTTCTACCACCTGCCCGACGGCCCCGAGCAGGAGGAGCGCGATCGCACGTTGCGCGACTTCCAGGGCGAGTCCGACGTCTCCTACGACTGGCTCTGGCGCGGCACGCCCCTCAACAACCCGGACCTCGAGTCCTTCTCCTACCCGTTCGTGCGCTGA
- a CDS encoding (2Fe-2S)-binding protein: MSEIRLVELTVNGERHDLAIEPRRTLVDVLRHDLGLTGTHVGCEHGICGACTVLVDGAPVRACLVFAAQVEDADIRTVESLAAPDGALSDLQREFSAHHGLQCGFCTPGFLMLAQGFLAERPDATKEEIREVVASNLCRCTGYQTIVEAVDACAVRRREGSCA, translated from the coding sequence ATGTCTGAGATCCGGCTGGTCGAGCTCACCGTCAACGGCGAGCGGCACGACCTCGCCATCGAGCCGCGCCGCACGCTCGTCGACGTGCTGCGCCACGACCTCGGCCTCACCGGCACCCACGTGGGCTGCGAGCACGGGATCTGCGGCGCCTGCACTGTGCTCGTCGACGGGGCGCCGGTGCGGGCGTGTCTCGTGTTCGCCGCGCAGGTCGAGGACGCCGACATCCGCACGGTCGAGTCCCTGGCGGCGCCCGACGGGGCGCTGTCGGACCTGCAGCGGGAGTTCTCCGCGCACCACGGGCTGCAGTGCGGGTTCTGCACGCCCGGGTTCCTGATGCTCGCGCAAGGTTTCCTCGCCGAGCGACCCGATGCGACGAAGGAGGAGATCCGCGAGGTGGTGGCGTCCAACCTGTGCCGGTGCACGGGTTACCAGACGATCGTCGAAGCGGTGGACGCCTGCGCGGTCCGCCGTCGCGAGGGGAGCTGCGCATGA
- a CDS encoding MarR family winged helix-turn-helix transcriptional regulator, with amino-acid sequence MGTGGVAGRAGIDPSKGLPPPEELLAAPGYVARRMHQAYTAAWVRLVDPVLTGPQFAVLTAVNAYPGVEQGSLGSSVALDRSTMASIVRRLEDRGLIVRERPAEDGRKRLLYLTPDGETTLRETDRRARDLDKLLMQGYDRAEQVALLRRLTALTEHWESLVDD; translated from the coding sequence GTGGGAACCGGGGGAGTGGCGGGACGTGCGGGAATCGACCCCTCGAAGGGGTTGCCGCCGCCGGAGGAGCTGCTCGCGGCGCCGGGCTACGTGGCGCGGCGGATGCACCAGGCCTACACCGCGGCGTGGGTCCGGCTCGTCGACCCAGTGCTGACGGGGCCGCAGTTCGCCGTGCTCACCGCCGTCAACGCCTACCCCGGTGTCGAGCAGGGGTCGCTCGGGTCGTCCGTGGCGCTCGACCGGTCGACGATGGCGAGCATCGTGCGCCGGCTGGAGGACCGGGGCCTGATCGTGCGCGAGCGGCCGGCCGAGGACGGTCGCAAGCGCCTGTTGTACCTCACGCCGGATGGGGAGACCACGCTTCGCGAGACCGACCGCCGGGCCCGTGACCTCGACAAACTTCTCATGCAGGGCTACGACCGCGCGGAGCAGGTGGCCCTGCTGCGCCGCCTCACGGCGCTCACCGAGCACTGGGAGAGCCTGGTCGACGACTGA
- a CDS encoding isochorismatase family protein encodes MTDAIYARAGFGASVRRGERPGIVVVDLTNGFTDPSEPTGADLTEVVGATAELIEAGRPGGVPVVFTTIAYTPAEADGDAVTWLTKAPGMRALREGTRAVAIDDRLPVDPRDHLITKKGASAFFGTGLAALLTGLRVDTVLVCGATTSGCVRATAVDAVQSGFSVLVPRQCVGDRAPGPHEANLFDIQAKYGDVIELADALSYVRVPAGVAR; translated from the coding sequence ATGACCGACGCGATCTACGCACGCGCGGGCTTCGGGGCGTCGGTGCGGCGAGGGGAGCGGCCTGGGATCGTCGTGGTCGACCTGACGAACGGGTTCACGGACCCGTCCGAGCCGACCGGTGCCGATCTCACCGAGGTCGTGGGCGCCACCGCGGAGCTGATCGAGGCCGGGCGGCCGGGCGGCGTGCCCGTGGTGTTCACGACGATCGCCTACACGCCCGCCGAGGCCGACGGGGACGCCGTCACGTGGCTCACCAAGGCACCCGGCATGCGGGCCCTGCGCGAGGGCACCCGCGCGGTGGCGATCGACGACCGGCTGCCGGTCGACCCGCGCGACCACCTGATCACGAAGAAGGGCGCGTCCGCGTTCTTCGGGACGGGTCTCGCCGCGCTGCTCACGGGCCTGCGCGTGGACACCGTGCTGGTCTGCGGCGCGACCACCAGCGGCTGCGTGCGCGCCACCGCCGTGGACGCCGTGCAGAGCGGGTTCTCGGTGCTCGTGCCGCGCCAGTGCGTCGGCGACCGCGCGCCGGGGCCGCACGAGGCGAACCTGTTCGACATCCAGGCCAAGTACGGCGACGTGATCGAGCTGGCCGACGCCCTGTCGTACGTGCGCGTTCCGGCAGGGGTGGCGCGATGA
- a CDS encoding FadR/GntR family transcriptional regulator, which translates to MAELVPFLLSRGYAPNERAPSERELAELFGASRTQVREALSVLETLRLIERRPKSGVYMTVESASIEALRLFTEIGVPLPGDEGGQAAEVRRIQELEAIRLACRRHRDDDVDALLRCLDDWEGALDDATRIAELDRVFHCGIVRATQNTVLLRLVNLFYLMTEQRRAVYFGSRARQEQSLREHREILDALVARDSDRAVRLLDAHMSSADSYWRDLMTTGLRPEVSASTPARG; encoded by the coding sequence GTGGCGGAGCTCGTCCCGTTCCTGCTGTCCCGCGGCTACGCGCCGAACGAGCGCGCGCCGTCCGAACGCGAGCTGGCCGAGCTGTTCGGGGCCAGCCGCACCCAGGTGCGCGAGGCCCTGTCGGTGCTGGAGACCCTGCGCCTGATCGAGCGTAGGCCGAAGTCGGGCGTCTACATGACCGTCGAGTCGGCCAGCATCGAGGCGCTGCGCCTGTTCACCGAGATCGGCGTCCCACTGCCCGGCGACGAGGGCGGCCAGGCCGCCGAGGTGCGCCGCATCCAGGAGCTGGAGGCGATCCGGCTCGCCTGCCGCCGCCACCGCGACGACGACGTCGACGCCCTCCTCCGCTGCCTCGACGACTGGGAGGGCGCACTCGACGACGCCACCCGCATCGCCGAGCTGGACCGCGTCTTCCACTGCGGGATCGTGCGCGCCACGCAGAACACGGTGCTCCTGCGCCTGGTCAACCTCTTCTACCTGATGACGGAGCAGCGGCGGGCGGTCTACTTCGGCAGCCGAGCCCGGCAGGAGCAGTCACTGCGCGAGCACCGGGAGATCCTCGACGCCCTCGTCGCGCGGGACTCCGACCGCGCCGTCCGGCTGCTCGACGCGCACATGTCGAGCGCCGACAGCTACTGGCGCGACCTGATGACCACCGGGCTCCGACCGGAGGTCAGCGCGTCGACTCCCGCACGCGGTTGA
- a CDS encoding leucyl aminopeptidase has protein sequence MDQNLFNEICLQQLTLSGVHDGETVAVLTRGDERGEYANAFMWAAQKLGAATFHLRLPSPASASGAWAVGDSGLASNPLAVEALKRADMLVDCTFLLFSKEQFEIQGAGTRILTAVEPAPLLARLMPTKELRERVEVGAELLAKAQTMRITSPHGTDVTYRLGVYPTMSEYGYTDQPGRWDHWPAAFVFTGGADDGVDGKIVLAPGDVLLPFNTYVQTPVEFTIEQGFIRDIRGGLDADLLSSYIKSFDDPRGYGMSHVGWGLDERAHWHGLTQFGGGMGMELRSFYGNVMFSIGPNNELGGPNDTPCHFDIPMRGCSLHLDDELVVDAGELTVPEMRPAGRR, from the coding sequence GTGGACCAGAACCTGTTCAACGAGATCTGCCTGCAGCAGCTGACGCTGTCCGGGGTGCACGACGGCGAGACCGTCGCCGTCCTGACCCGGGGCGACGAGCGCGGCGAGTACGCGAACGCGTTCATGTGGGCGGCGCAGAAGCTCGGCGCGGCGACGTTCCACCTGCGGCTCCCCTCACCCGCGTCGGCGTCGGGCGCATGGGCCGTCGGCGACTCCGGCCTGGCGTCGAACCCCCTCGCGGTCGAGGCGCTCAAGCGGGCCGACATGCTCGTCGACTGCACGTTCCTGCTGTTCAGCAAGGAGCAGTTCGAGATCCAGGGCGCGGGCACGCGCATCCTCACCGCCGTCGAGCCCGCCCCCCTGCTGGCCCGGCTGATGCCCACGAAGGAGCTCCGGGAGCGCGTCGAGGTGGGCGCCGAGCTGCTCGCCAAGGCCCAGACGATGCGCATCACCAGCCCGCACGGCACCGACGTCACCTACCGGCTCGGCGTCTACCCGACGATGAGCGAGTACGGCTACACCGACCAGCCCGGCCGCTGGGACCACTGGCCCGCCGCGTTCGTGTTCACCGGCGGCGCCGACGACGGAGTCGACGGCAAGATCGTCCTCGCGCCCGGCGACGTGCTGCTGCCGTTCAACACCTACGTGCAGACCCCGGTGGAGTTCACGATCGAGCAGGGGTTCATCCGCGACATCCGCGGCGGCCTGGACGCCGACCTGCTCTCCTCCTACATCAAGAGCTTCGACGACCCCCGCGGCTACGGCATGAGCCACGTCGGCTGGGGCCTCGACGAGCGCGCCCACTGGCACGGCCTCACCCAGTTCGGCGGCGGCATGGGCATGGAGCTGCGCAGCTTCTACGGCAACGTCATGTTCTCGATCGGCCCGAACAACGAGCTCGGCGGACCCAACGACACCCCCTGCCACTTCGACATCCCCATGCGCGGCTGCTCGCTCCACCTCGACGACGAGCTCGTCGTCGACGCAGGCGAGCTGACGGTTCCGGAGATGCGGCCGGCGGGTAGGCGCTGA